ACCCACGTATCCATTAAACCACAGCACGTATTTAATAGTCCAATTGAAAGGGCATTGATTATAAAATGAAAAATATAGTTCATCTCACTTTGTACAAATAGAATTGCAGAAGTTATTCCAAATATGATGAGTGACGCAATTAGAACTTTTCGAATCGTCTGAAATCGATCAGCTAATATTCCAAAGAACATTTGAAATAAAATAGTTGTTAGTGCATATCCTGACAAAATTGTTCCTCTTTGTACTATATCGTACCCAAGACTCGTCAAGAATGGAGTAATACTTGTCATAGCCATGCTGAAACTAACATAAGAAAAAAGGTATAAAACACAGAATATCCTTATACTTTTTTCCCGATTTAGGCTTTTAGTAGTTGATAACTGCATCTTTACCACTTTCAACTTTATTTAGTATTTTTTTTATGACAATCTTACACTCACTAGGATTTTCCAGCAAAACCATCGGTACTACCAATTCATCAAGTGAGTTCAGATACTCCTGATTAATCGTAATTAGCAAATCACCAACGGAAACCTTGTCACCCTGACAAACATGAACGGTAAATAAAGAATCTAAATAGTTAGCACTATCAAGTCCAATATGCAGAAGAATTTGCAACCCATCATCATTTTGTATAATAATTGCATGTTTAGTTGGTGCTATCAGACTAATCTCTCCGTTACATGGAGCGCACAAATTTATTTCTTTGGCAATAATTGCAATGCCTTCACCCATCATTTTTGTTGAAAAAACTTGATCTTTTACATTTTCTATTGGAATTAACTCCCCAGTAATATGAGCCATTAACTCACATTTCTTTTGTTTTCTTTTTTTAAACATATTTTTACCTAAATCATTCCTATTTTTATTTTTATAATTAATGTTGTCATTGCTATTAGTAAAACAAACAAAGCTAACAGAATAATTTTTTTATCTTTTGATTTATTTGCTTTGATGTAATGCTTCTTAATATTCTTTATACCGATAAAATTATATATATAAAAGAATAATACCATTATTGCTAATTGGTTCATTAGAATTATCTGAGAAACAAATACAATTGCGAATGCAATCATTTCATTCTTGTATTCTTTCTTTTCTCTGATTTTGAAAATTACAAATGCACTGTAGATGGATGAGATGTTTACAATTAAATTAATACTTTCAACACTACTATTATTTAGTAGTGTTGAAAGATTAGTGTTGAGTGCATACACACTCATACTTAAATAAAGTAAGTAAGCTGCTGGGACAAATATAAATAGGCTACATACTAGCATTAAATAGATATTCTCATCATTTACAATTTTTAGAATCTTTGAAGTTAGCTTCGCCATAATTTACCTCCAAAAGTACTAATTAAGTTCTGGCCAGAATTCTTTATTTACCTCAATTAAATCATCAAGGATCTGTTTAGCGACTCTTTGACTCGGAACAGTCTTATTAATTGCCAAAGATTGCCATAATTTTAGATAACTACCTTCAACCCATGCATCAACAGCTAGCTTTTCTGAAGCAACTTGTTGTTCCATTAACCCTTTTTGGAAAGTTGGTATAGTTCCAATAGAAATTCTTTCAAAACCATCTTTACCAACTATACATGGAATTTCAACCATCGCATCTTTTGCGAAATTTTCGATTGCACCATTATTCTCAACAATTAGGATAAATCGTTCTTTTGTGTTAAATGCAAGTGCGCATGCCAATTCAACAATGAACTGTGAATGTTCACTAGCGGCAAACCATGTGTCTTTAGCTGTACCATTTTCAATAATCCTATTACATTCATCAAATGTATTTTTTTCGCGTCTATCCATTATTTCATTTGCTCTAGTATAATTTGGGTCAGTATGTTCATTTGTTTCATCGCCCATTAAGTAATACTTTAGATATGTATTAGGTAATGTTTCAGGTTCTAATTCCCAAATATCTTTCGCAGCTCTCATAGTGTCTAGCCAACTTGACTCTTTATGTTGCCCTTGTGGTGTAAATTCTTCATATCCTTTTTTCGCAACATACTCTTTAAGTTCAGGCATCAAATCTTTACCTGTTGTCTTTTCTTGAATACTTGTCCACCACCCAAAGTGATTTAATCCATAGTAACTAACATCGAACTTCTTGCGTGAATTTAATCCAAGGATCCGTGCAAATATTTCTTCTAAACACACTGGCATATCACAAATGTTGATTACTCTTGAATTAGGTCTCAATACTCTACAAGCTTCTGCAACGATTGCAGCTGGATTTGAATAATTCAACATCCAAGCATTTGGAGAATATTTTTCCATGTAGTCGATCATTTCAATTACTGGTCCAATTGTTCTTAAACCATATGCTATACCACCAGGGCCACAAGTTTCTTGTCCTATAACACCATATTTCATTGGAATCTTTTCATCTTGTTCACGTAAAGCGTATAAACCAACACGGATTTGAGCCATAACGAAATCAACATCAGTAAATGCCTCTACCGGATCAGTTGTATATGAGAACTTAACACTTGGATTTTTTTCTGAGACAATTATTTTACATGCTTCCGCTACAGGATGCTGTCTTTGCTTGTTATTGTCGTATAGAACGATAGATTCAATTGGAAATTTTTCGGTATTCTCAAGCAACATTGTAACAATTCCAGCAGTGTAAGTACTTCCTCCTCCAGCTAATAATACTCTTTGTTTTTTTCGATTCATTTTTTAATTCTCCTCTAACAATATTTCAAACTCTTCTCTTACACTTGGTACAGACATCCCTACAATGATTTGTATCGCATTGCCATTATGTACTAACCCATGAGCCCCTGCTTCTTTAAAGTTCTTTTCAGGTGCTAAATCCTTATCATTTACTAATGTAATTCTAAGTCTTGTTGCACAATTTGTTACATCGACAACATTATTTTTACCACCAACCAATTCCAAGTATATTGCAGCTTGTCTTTCAGCTTTAGTTAATTTTTTATCACTATTTTTTTGATCAACTTTACTGTTTTCTTGTTTTTCCAAGTACTCGGCTTTACTATACAGTTTTGTTTCATCCTCTAGTTCTCTACCAGGGGTTAATAAATTGAATTTTTTTATTAAGTAAACAAAAACTACAAACCAAATTACCGTAAAAACTAAACCTAATGATACTTGAATCAGATATGTTCGCCAGTGATACATTCCCAACGGCAACCAGTTTAGAACGGTCCAATTTATTAATCCCCCACCAAAATCTCCAACCACTCCAAAAGTAAACGCTAGTGCTTGTAATGTGGCATCAAGAAGTGCGTGTACCACGAATAAGATAGGTGCTGAGAATAAAAACGTAAATTCTAATGGTTCTGTAATCCCAGTAAGAACAGAGGTTAATGTTGCAGGTATCATTAATCCAAGAACTGCTTTTTTCTTTTCAGGTTTTGCAGTAACATAGAAAGCTCCAGCTACACCGAGAGATCCAAATACTTTACCCATGCCAGATAATGAAAAGCCAATCGGATACATTTCTTTTAGGGTATAAGCAGTTGTTTGGAAATTGTGCAAATTAGTAGCCCAGTAAGCGGATGTACCACCTTGGACAATTACATTATCGTAAGTAAATGGGGCATAAATGAAATGATGTAATCCAGTAGGAATTAGAATTTTTTGCAAGAAGGCATACACCCAGATTCCTAAACTACCACTATTCATAAAGAACCCTTGTAATCCAGACATTAAAGCTTGGAAATGTGGCCAGATTAGACATGTTAGCAGTGCAACAGGTAACATCAGGAAGAAGCAAATCGCAACAACCAATGATGATCCTTTGAAAATTCCAATCCAATCTGGTAACTCATTATCAAAATATCGATTATGCACCCAGATTACAATTCCAGAGATGAGTAATGCTCCAATCATACCCGTATCAAGTGTTTTAATCCCTGCAATTGTTGTCAATCCACTTCCTGTAGTGATTTCCCTTGTGAAATCGACACCAAATGCTGGTCCCCAATGCGTTAACAT
This DNA window, taken from Erysipelothrix larvae, encodes the following:
- a CDS encoding PTS sugar transporter subunit IIA, with protein sequence MFKKRKQKKCELMAHITGELIPIENVKDQVFSTKMMGEGIAIIAKEINLCAPCNGEISLIAPTKHAIIIQNDDGLQILLHIGLDSANYLDSLFTVHVCQGDKVSVGDLLITINQEYLNSLDELVVPMVLLENPSECKIVIKKILNKVESGKDAVINY
- a CDS encoding 6-phospho-alpha-glucosidase, which codes for MNRKKQRVLLAGGGSTYTAGIVTMLLENTEKFPIESIVLYDNNKQRQHPVAEACKIIVSEKNPSVKFSYTTDPVEAFTDVDFVMAQIRVGLYALREQDEKIPMKYGVIGQETCGPGGIAYGLRTIGPVIEMIDYMEKYSPNAWMLNYSNPAAIVAEACRVLRPNSRVINICDMPVCLEEIFARILGLNSRKKFDVSYYGLNHFGWWTSIQEKTTGKDLMPELKEYVAKKGYEEFTPQGQHKESSWLDTMRAAKDIWELEPETLPNTYLKYYLMGDETNEHTDPNYTRANEIMDRREKNTFDECNRIIENGTAKDTWFAASEHSQFIVELACALAFNTKERFILIVENNGAIENFAKDAMVEIPCIVGKDGFERISIGTIPTFQKGLMEQQVASEKLAVDAWVEGSYLKLWQSLAINKTVPSQRVAKQILDDLIEVNKEFWPELN
- a CDS encoding alpha-glucoside-specific PTS transporter subunit IIBC, with translation MMKKIQRFGGAMFTPTLLFAFSGLMVGFSIVFKNSSIMGSLADPSHIWYQFWDVVSAGAWMVFNQLPLLFALSLPIALAKKQQARACLEAVATYLTFNYFVGRMLTHWGPAFGVDFTREITTGSGLTTIAGIKTLDTGMIGALLISGIVIWVHNRYFDNELPDWIGIFKGSSLVVAICFFLMLPVALLTCLIWPHFQALMSGLQGFFMNSGSLGIWVYAFLQKILIPTGLHHFIYAPFTYDNVIVQGGTSAYWATNLHNFQTTAYTLKEMYPIGFSLSGMGKVFGSLGVAGAFYVTAKPEKKKAVLGLMIPATLTSVLTGITEPLEFTFLFSAPILFVVHALLDATLQALAFTFGVVGDFGGGLINWTVLNWLPLGMYHWRTYLIQVSLGLVFTVIWFVVFVYLIKKFNLLTPGRELEDETKLYSKAEYLEKQENSKVDQKNSDKKLTKAERQAAIYLELVGGKNNVVDVTNCATRLRITLVNDKDLAPEKNFKEAGAHGLVHNGNAIQIIVGMSVPSVREEFEILLEEN